CAGGATCTGCTGCGGGAGCGAGGCCAGGTTCGAACTGACGTAGTACAGGTTCAGCCCCGACGGCATGAACCAGAAGAAGAAGCCCATCATCAGGGGCATCGTGTACATCATGGTCTTGGCCTGCGCGTTCTGCTCCATCCCGCTCATCTTCGTGCTCACCCACTGCAGCGCGAACATCGACGTCACCAGCAGGATGGGGAGCAGGTAGATGGGGTCGCGCAGCGAGAGGTCGGGAAGCCACATGAACCCGGTGCCGCGGAACTCGATGGCCCCCTGGAAGACGAAGAAGAGGGTGATGAGCACCGGCATGGGGATGAGCATGGGGAGACACCCCGACATCATGGAGAAGGGGCTCACCCCCAGCTCCGAATACATCTTCATCATCTCCTGCTGCTGCCGGCGCGGATCCTCGCCGTACCTGGCCTGGATCTCCTTCATCCGCGCCTGCATCACCGGCTGCACCGACATGTTCTTCATCTGCGACCGCATGGCGCGCGCGTTCAGCGGCCAGGTGACCAGGCGCACCACGATGCCGAAGATCAGCAGCACCCACCCGTACGCCAGCCCCATGTTCTCGTGCATGGCCCGCAGCGCCCACAGCACCACCGCGGCGATGGGGCGAACGATGGGACGGAGCCAGCGGTAGCCGTACGGGTTCACCTCCTCGAGCTGGTGCCCCACGGCCACCAGGCGGTCGTGCTCCAGCGGGCCCAGGTAGGCCTGGTACCCGAAGGTGCCGTCCGCGCCGATGGGGAGCGACACCGTGCCCGCGGCGCGCGGCGAAACCAGCGCCTCGTCGCCCACCTTGTAGTTCTCGTCCGGCAGGTCGGTGCCGATCAGGCGCGTGAACTCGCGCCCCTTCGGCACCAGCGCCATCAGGAAGTAGCGGTCGCGGAGCCCCGCCCACGCCAGCGGCCCGGCGATGGTGTCCTGCACGCCGGGCTTCACCTTGGCCAGGTACTCGCGCTCCACCCGGCGCCCGTTCCAGGCCACGAACGACAGCTCGCGCGAGGTGTTGTGCTCCTTGGCGTCGTGCGGCGCCAGGCCGGTGCCCAGGCTGGTGTTCAGCGTGCCCGCGCCGCCCAGGCCCAGCAGCCGCCCGCTGACGTCGACCAGGTAGTCGTTCGCGCGGAAGGTGTAGGTGATCCGGGCGACGGGCACGCCGCCCTGCGTGGCCGTGAAGGTGAGCGACTGCGGCGCCCCGCCGGCGCGGAGGTCGATGCGGTTGGCGCTCGGCTGGAACTCGGCGGTGCGCAGGTCCAGCGTGCGCGCGGCCGAGGTGGCCGTGCCCGAGAGCACGTCGGTGGCGCCGCTGGGAACCAGCTGCACCCGCTCGCCGCGGTGCACGTACGACGGGTACTTCAGCAGCTCCGCCCAGGTGAGCGCCGCCCCGCGCGTGGAGAACCGGTACTCGTAGAGCGGCGAGCGGACGGTGACCGTCCGCCCGGGCGCCGCCGTCCCCGGCGCGACCGTTCCCGGCGCGGCGGCGGGAGCCGTCGCCGCACCCGCGGTGGTGGCCGCCGGGGCGTGGGCGGCGGCCGCGGCGCTGTCCGCGCCGGTGCGGGCCGGCCGCGGGGGCACGGGCGGGAAGAAGGTCTGCCAGACGATCAGCAGCACCGCCGTGAGCACGAAGGCAAGCGCGAGTCGCTTTTCCATCTATCTTCCAGATCCGTTCAGATCTCGGTGTACCAGGGACCGGCCCCGCGGAGTCAGGGGACCGGGTCGTAGCCGCCGCGCGCAAAGGGCTGGCAGCGCGCCAGCCGCTTCACCAGCAGCCAGGTGCCCCGGCCGGCGCCGTACTTCTCGATCGCCTCCAGCCCGTACGCCGAGCAGGTGGGATAGAAGCGGCACACCGGCGGCTTCAGCGGGCTGAGGGAGCGCCGGTAGAAGCGGATGCCGGCGGTCAGGGCGCGCGCGAGCACAGTTCCTCCACGAGCTCCTGCAGCTCCTGGCGCAGCGCCGCGAAATCGGCCGCGTACGCCTCGGGGCGGGCCCGGATCATTACGTCCAGAGCCAGCCCCGAGTTTCCGAGCGCGGGAAGGACCACGGTGCGGCCCAGCTCGCGCAGGCGCCGCTTCACGCGGTTGCGCTCCACGATCTCGTGCTTGTGCTTGGGCACCACCACGCCCAGCCGGGCAAACGCCACGGGGGAAGGGGAGACGAACGCGTCGAGATGACGCGTCTTGCTCCTCTTCCCCCGTCTGAACAGCGCCCGGATCTCGGCCGAGTGCGTGATCCGTGCCGCGCGCGGAAGCGCAAAGCCCCGCGGGGCGGGCCCCTCGGCGTCCACCTTGCGGCGGCGGCCGCGTTCTACTTGCCGCCGATCTCGACGACCAGGCGGTGGCGGCCCTTGCGCCGGCGGGCGTTCAGGACCTCGCGGCCGCCCTTGGTGGCCATACGGGCGCGGAACCCGTGCTTGTTGATCCGCTTGCGGTTGCGCGGACGATAAGAAGGCTTCATTGGTACCCCTTCGGGTGCTGCCCGTAGTCGGTGTTCAGGAGCGGCAAAGACAAGCAAGATAGCCATTCTCAGCCGTTCCGTCAACCGGCGGCGGTCACGCCGATCGCCGTCCCCCGCTCAGGACGGCTGCGCCGTGGGGTGCGCGAAGATGACGAGCGTGCCGGCGGGATCGCGGACGGTGAACTCCGTCATCCCGTAGAAGGTGGTGTGGCGGGGGAGGACGATGATGCCCTGCATTGCCCGCTCGGCGGCGTCCAGGTCGTCGACCTCGATGAAGAGCTGGATGCTGGGCTCGCGCGTGGCGGGCGGCGCGTCGGCGCCCATCCCGGCGCGGCTCTGGTACATCACCTCTACGCCGTCCTTCTCCACGATCGCGAAGGCGAGGCCGTCGTCTCCCGGCACCTCGGCGGTGCGCCGGAAGCCGAGGCGCTGCTCCCAGAACGCGGCGCACGGCTCCACCTGGTCCACGATGATGACGGGCGTCAGCTTGTTCATCCTTTGCCTCCGGGGTGTGGGGGACGGAACGGAAGGCCGCCGCGGCGCCGAGCCCCGGCAGCAGTGCGGCGGTGGCGATGCTGGTGCGCAGCGGGCCGCTCGGGTCAGCAGGTAGTCTCAATAAGACTATTCACGATTCCAATATTCTTATTTAGACTACTCGCTGTCAAGAGCTTCATCGCAACGGGAGATGCGGATGGCGGAGCGCGCGTCGCGGCTGACGGTGGCGGACCTTGTGGTGCTGGCGCTGCTGCACGAGCGCCCGATGCACGGCTACGCGGTGACGGCGGAGCTGGAGGATCGCGAGGTGCGCGACTGGGCGGGGATCTCGCGCCCGCAGGTCTACTACTCGCTGAAGAAGCTGGCGGAGCAGGGGTTCACGGAGACGGCGGACGACGCGGGAGACGACGGCGCCGGCGGCCCCGAGCGCCGCGTCTACCGGCCGACGGCGAAGGGACGCGAGGCGCTGCAGGACGCGCTGGAGCGCGAGGACTGGGCCGAGCAGCGCCCGCCGCCGCCGTTTCTCACCTGGATGGCGCTGGCCTCTCACGCACGCGAGGGCGCGCTCGCGAGGCAGGTGGCGCGGCGGCGCGCGTTCCTCGGGCGCGAGGCCGCCCGCGAGCGCGAAACGCTGGCGTCCATGCAGGGCGAGGGCGGCGCCGGCCACGTGGCGGGACGGCTGATGATCGAGCTCACCATCCGCCAGTTCGAGACCGAGCTGGCGTGGCTGGACGAGGTGGAGCGGGCATTCGGGGTCGCCGGAGGCGGCGGGCAGGTGTCCAGTTGATGGAGTGCGCCGGTGATCCGCCCCCCCGCTTGCGCGGTTCCGAGCGATCCGCGCATCCCCCGCGACCGCCGCCGTCTGTATTCCATCGGCATCTCTCGACTGCATCCCGTGACAGAAGACAAGCCGCACGCTGATGCTTGATCCGGATGGTCGACCCTCCATCTCCCCTGCTGCACTTTCTGTATCTTTCCCCTGCTGCTACGCGAGCCGCGGCAGGTGGCGGGTGACGGAGATTACACACGGTGTGGACAGCCGCTATACATCGTGAAGTGCACGCGCGCAAGAGTCTTGTAAACCGAAGAAAATCCAGCATTGATGCGGGGTTCCTTGACTTATCCACAGCCCCGGAATAGGTTGCGAGCCTACCGTTTTCAAGGGCTTCGCGTCCCACCCACAGAGGTCATGGAGCACACCGCAGGGGAGGTCTGGTCGCGCATCCTGGAAGCCGCCAAGGCTGCGCTCCCCGAGCAGGCATACCGGACCTGGCTGGCCCCGACGCAGGCGGTGGCGATCTCTCAGGAGCTTCTGGTGGTCTCCACCCCCAACCCGTTCGCGGTGGACTGGGTGGAGGACAAGTACGCCGAGATGCTCACCGGAATCGGCGAGTCGCTCTTCGGGCGGCGCTTTACCCTGTCCGTGCAGTTCCAGGCGAACGGCAAGCCCGCCGCCGTCCCTCCTCCGCCCCTCGAGATCGCGCCGCCGCCCGTGCCCGCCGCCGCGCCGCAGGCCCCCGCCGCACCCGCAGCCGCCACGCACCCCAACGGGTCGCTGCGGACGGTGCCGCTGAACCCGCGCTACATCTTTCCCCGCTTCGTGGTCGGCAACAACAACCAGCTTGCCGCCGCGGCCGCGCACGCCGTGGCCGAGGCGCCGGCCAAGCACTACAACCCGCTGTTCATCTACGGCGGGGTGGGGCTGGGAAAGACGCACCTGATGCACGCCATCGGGCACGCCATGCTCGACCGCGACCCGGGGAAGCGGGTGATGTACCTGTCGTCGGAGCGCTTCACCAACGAGCTGGTGAGTGCCATCCAGGAGGGCTCGATGGCCGAGTTCCGCCGCCAGTACCGGCAGATCGACCTGCTGCTGGTGGACGACATCCAGTTCCTGGAGGGGAAGGAGCGCACGCAGGAGGAGTTCTTCCACACCTTCAACGCGCTCCACGACGCCCAGCGCCAGATCGTGCTGACCTCCGACCGCCCGCCGAAGGAGATCGGGCTGGAGGACCGCCTGGTCTCGCGCTTCGAGTGGGGGCTGGTGGCCGACATCAAGGCGCCCGACTTCGAGACGCGGATGGCCATCCTGCGCCGCAAGGTGGAGGAAGACGGGCTGGTGATCCGCGACTCGGAAGACGTGCTGACCTTCATCGCCCGCAACCGCACCTCGTCGGTCCGCGAGATCGAGGGCGCGGTGATCAAGCTGCTGGCGTACTCGTCGCTCACCGGGCGGCCGATCGACATCTCGCTGGCGCAGGAGGCGCTGGGCGGCGCGCTGCGCCCCGGCGGCGGAGGGATGAACGGCGCCCCCGAGCTGAGCCCCGAGCGGGTGCGCGAGACGGTGGCGCAGGCGTTCGGCACCACCCCCGAGGCGCTGCAGTCCAAGAAGCGCACCAAGGACCTGACGGTGCCGCGCCAGGTGGCCATGTTCCTGACCCGCGAGCTCTTCGACCTGCCGCTGGTGGAGATCGGGAAGCTGTTCGGCGGGCGCGACCACTCCACGGTCATCCACTCGATCAGCAAGGTCGAGGAGGACATGGCCGCGGACCCCGGATTCCGGCAGCGCGTGGACAAGGTCCGGGCGTCCCTGCGCTGACGCCTTCCGCACGGCTCCTTGACAGGCGCCCGGAGCGGCGCGTATTTGCGCGCGTCTCCGCACTCCGTTCCCCACGCCTGTCGCCGGACCGTCGCAAGAGCGTCACGAGGCTGTGGAAACAGACTGGGGATAGACGGTGGAAAAGGTGTGGGAAACGCGGGGAAGCTGTGGGGATGTGGAGCGCGTGGAGAACCGGCGAGTTCCCCACACCCCGCCCCACAGCCGTGGAAAGCCCGGAAGACGGTGCGGGAGATGGAGATAGGGGGAGGGAAGCGGAGCTGTCCACAGATCCACACCCTCTACTACTACTACTGAGTTTTGAAACTCTAAAGGCACTAGTAAGACTTCCGGTGGAAAAGCGCCGGTCACTCCAGCCTGGGCCGCGGACAGCGTATGCGATTCACCATCACGCGTGAGAACCTGCAACAGGGGCTGGGCGCGGTCGCGGGGAGCATCCCGACGCGCACCACCCTTCCCGTGCTCTCGAACATCCTGATCGAGGCCGAGGACGGGGCGGTGCGGATGAGCGGCACCGACCTGGACACCGCGGTGAGCGTGCGGGTGCCGGCCGAGGTGGCCGAGCCGGGCGCCATCACCGCGCCGGCCAAGAAGCTCCAGGAGATCGCGCGCGAGCTGCCCGGGGCCACCGAGCTCTCCACGCAGGGCGACTCGATCCTGATCTCCAGCGGCCGCACCCGCTTCAAGCTGAACGGGCTGCCGCGCGACGAGTTCCCGGCTTTCCCGAAGGTCGACTTCGGGGGGAGCTG
The DNA window shown above is from Longimicrobium sp. and carries:
- the yidC gene encoding membrane protein insertase YidC — translated: MEKRLALAFVLTAVLLIVWQTFFPPVPPRPARTGADSAAAAAHAPAATTAGAATAPAAAPGTVAPGTAAPGRTVTVRSPLYEYRFSTRGAALTWAELLKYPSYVHRGERVQLVPSGATDVLSGTATSAARTLDLRTAEFQPSANRIDLRAGGAPQSLTFTATQGGVPVARITYTFRANDYLVDVSGRLLGLGGAGTLNTSLGTGLAPHDAKEHNTSRELSFVAWNGRRVEREYLAKVKPGVQDTIAGPLAWAGLRDRYFLMALVPKGREFTRLIGTDLPDENYKVGDEALVSPRAAGTVSLPIGADGTFGYQAYLGPLEHDRLVAVGHQLEEVNPYGYRWLRPIVRPIAAVVLWALRAMHENMGLAYGWVLLIFGIVVRLVTWPLNARAMRSQMKNMSVQPVMQARMKEIQARYGEDPRRQQQEMMKMYSELGVSPFSMMSGCLPMLIPMPVLITLFFVFQGAIEFRGTGFMWLPDLSLRDPIYLLPILLVTSMFALQWVSTKMSGMEQNAQAKTMMYTMPLMMGFFFWFMPSGLNLYYVSSNLASLPQQILIARERRAAMDAQKAADAAKAPKRATPIKEVRRR
- the yidD gene encoding membrane protein insertion efficiency factor YidD, whose product is MLARALTAGIRFYRRSLSPLKPPVCRFYPTCSAYGLEAIEKYGAGRGTWLLVKRLARCQPFARGGYDPVP
- the rnpA gene encoding ribonuclease P protein component; protein product: MDAEGPAPRGFALPRAARITHSAEIRALFRRGKRSKTRHLDAFVSPSPVAFARLGVVVPKHKHEIVERNRVKRRLRELGRTVVLPALGNSGLALDVMIRARPEAYAADFAALRQELQELVEELCSRAP
- the rpmH gene encoding 50S ribosomal protein L34, whose product is MKPSYRPRNRKRINKHGFRARMATKGGREVLNARRRKGRHRLVVEIGGK
- a CDS encoding VOC family protein, whose translation is MNKLTPVIIVDQVEPCAAFWEQRLGFRRTAEVPGDDGLAFAIVEKDGVEVMYQSRAGMGADAPPATREPSIQLFIEVDDLDAAERAMQGIIVLPRHTTFYGMTEFTVRDPAGTLVIFAHPTAQPS
- a CDS encoding PadR family transcriptional regulator gives rise to the protein MAERASRLTVADLVVLALLHERPMHGYAVTAELEDREVRDWAGISRPQVYYSLKKLAEQGFTETADDAGDDGAGGPERRVYRPTAKGREALQDALEREDWAEQRPPPPFLTWMALASHAREGALARQVARRRAFLGREAARERETLASMQGEGGAGHVAGRLMIELTIRQFETELAWLDEVERAFGVAGGGGQVSS
- the dnaA gene encoding chromosomal replication initiator protein DnaA, whose protein sequence is MEHTAGEVWSRILEAAKAALPEQAYRTWLAPTQAVAISQELLVVSTPNPFAVDWVEDKYAEMLTGIGESLFGRRFTLSVQFQANGKPAAVPPPPLEIAPPPVPAAAPQAPAAPAAATHPNGSLRTVPLNPRYIFPRFVVGNNNQLAAAAAHAVAEAPAKHYNPLFIYGGVGLGKTHLMHAIGHAMLDRDPGKRVMYLSSERFTNELVSAIQEGSMAEFRRQYRQIDLLLVDDIQFLEGKERTQEEFFHTFNALHDAQRQIVLTSDRPPKEIGLEDRLVSRFEWGLVADIKAPDFETRMAILRRKVEEDGLVIRDSEDVLTFIARNRTSSVREIEGAVIKLLAYSSLTGRPIDISLAQEALGGALRPGGGGMNGAPELSPERVRETVAQAFGTTPEALQSKKRTKDLTVPRQVAMFLTRELFDLPLVEIGKLFGGRDHSTVIHSISKVEEDMAADPGFRQRVDKVRASLR